Below is a genomic region from Dechloromonas denitrificans.
CTGGGGCCTGGAGCCGAATTCCCGCCTGGGTTGCCAGGCCATCGTTGGCAAGACACCGCTGGTTGTCGAGATTCCGCGATATAGCCTGAACATGGCGAAAGAGGGGCACCGCAAATGAAATGGACCGACATCAACGATATCGCCATCGAACTGAGCGAAGCGCATCCGGATAAGGATCCGCTCAAGCTCAACTTTGTCGACCTGCGCAACTGGGTGATGGCCTTGCCCGGCTTTGACGATGAACCCAATCGTTCGGGCGAGAAAATCCTTGAAGCCATCCAGCAAGCCTGGATCGACGAGGTTTCGTAAAATTCATGCTGGCCGGAACTGACCCAAAACAGCCTGCACGTTTTGAGTCAGCACCGGAAAGCTGCGGTCTACCTCGACCGAGGCACAAAAATGAATGCACTTGAAGCGGCCGGAGTGATCCGGCCGTTTTCTTGTTTACAATGTTCGAAGCAGCCTTGATGGCCGTCTGCGTACGGCCTGCTGTATTCCGCGCGTCACTGACGCTACTGTAAATCCGGGCATCTCCGTGTCCGGATGGCTTATAAAATGGAGAGACATTCATGACCTTCAACCGCCGCCAGTTTCTGGCCGCCGGTTCGGTGCTGGGCGCGACAACTGCCATGGCCCAGCCGACCAGTCCGTTGCCCTTCCTGATCACCATGCAGTCCGACCCGCTGTTGCCGAAAGCCAATGGCAAGCGAGTCGTTGTTTGCGGTGGTGGCTGGGGCGGGATCAGCGCCGCCAAACATCTGAAGAAACTCGATCCGACGCTCGACGTTGTTGTTCTTGAGCGCAATCCGGTTTTCTTTTCCTGCCCGATGAGCAACAAGTGGCTGGTCGATGTGGTTGATACCAACTTCCTGACGTTCAGCTACCTCAAGGTCGCGCAGAAATACGACTACAAATTCATCCAGACCGAAGTGACCGCCTTCGAGCGAGACAAGAAGCGGGTCATCACCGCCCAGGGCTGGATCGATTATGACTACCTGATCGTCGGTGCCGGCATCCGCTACAACTACGAAGCCTGGTTCGGCAATGACCGCAAGGCTGCGGAATACACCCGGGCGCATTTTCCGGCGGCCTACATTCCGAATGCCGAACATTTCCAGCTCAAGCAGAGCATCCAGAATTTCAAGGGTGGCGACTTGGTGATGACGCTGCCGCCCCCGCCGCATCGTTGTCCGCCGTCACCGTACGAGCGCGCCTGTCTGATCGCCGGCCTGATCAAGGAACGCGGCATCAAGGGCAAGGTCATCATCCTCGACCCGAAAGACAGCCCGCGCCCGATTACCGGTGGTTTCCAGGAGGCTTTCGATAATCTGTACAAGGATCAGATCGTCTATGTGCCCAAGGCCGTGATCAAGGAAGTCGACCCGTTCAACAAGAAGATCAAGACCTCGGCCGGCGATTTTAACTTCGACCACAGCATCCTGATGGCGCCGCACCAGGCGGGCGACATGGCCTGGAAGGCCGGGCTGATCGGCAAGAATGCCGAAGGCAAGCCGACTGGCTGGGCCGGTGTCGATCCCTTCTTCCTGAACATGAAGGATGACCCGGATGTGTACGTGATCGGCGATGCGGTTGGTGTCGTCTCGCCACAGTTTAATTTTTATCCGAAGGCCGGCCACGTCGCCAACGCCCATGCCAAGATCGTTGCCAAATACATCAGCGAACGCGTCAAGGGCCGTGAGCCGAAGTACGCCTTGCCTGATAATCTGTGTTTCATGATGGTCAATACGGCACCGCGCGAAGATGTGGCTGTGCGCTTCAAGTACTACGTCAACGACAAGGGCATTATCATCCAGGATCAGGACGACGATAATCTGCGGCGCGATGAACTGGTGACCGAAGACTTTGCCTGGGCTGGCCGGATGTACGAGGACATGTTCGGCTGATCTGTCGCAGCAAGAGCGTTCGTCGCCGCATGCGGCGGACGCTTGTGGCACACGCCGGATTGTCTGGCATGCTTGCCCGCCGTAGCGGGCTCACCGAAGGAGAAAGAATCAGATGGACGCGATGACCTGGCAGGCCTGGTTTGACGGGGCGACGAAACACGCCAATCCGGGAATACGGGGTATTGGTGCCATTCTGAAGGGGCCTGCCGGCGAGCTTGTCGAAATTGCCCAGGAAATCGGTCACGGCACGAACAACGAGGCCGAATACTGCGCGCTGATGGCTGTGCTTGATGCTGCTGCAGATGCCGGCGTCAAAAGCCTTGTCGTCTATGGCGATAGTCAGCTGGTCATCAAGCAGGTCAGCGGCGAGTGGTTGATCAATTCCGAGAGCCTGGTGCCGCTCTGCAAAACCGTGCTCAAGCTGAAAGCACAGATTCCCGAGGTGCATTTGCGCTGGATTCCGAGGGAGCAGAATATCGAGGCTGATGCGCTCTCGAAGCGTGCGATCGGTGTGGTCGCGGCCGTGCCGCTTGATCGGACGGTGTGGATGAAGATTACCGAGATCGGTAAACCCTTCGGTTTGTCCGGCGTGGCCTTGGGCAAACGCATGGATGCAGCCAAATTGCGCGAAGGTGGCAAGCCGACGCAACTAGCGCTGGACAAAGGGTGTGCCCTGAGGGTGGAGAACAACTTTGGGCACGAGGATTTCTGGCACCGCAAACTGCTTCCTGCAGCGCTCAGGGAAGCCATGCTGCTCGATTGATCGGCCTGACTGACGCGCTTGGCGGTCAGCCAGGGCTGATCGTGACTTAGTCGAACAGGTTGAGCAGGGAGTTCAGGCCACCAAAATTGATCGCGACGTCAGCTTTGGCACGTGTTGCCGGCTTGGCGTGGAAGGCGACCGATAGTCCGGCCTGGGCCATCATCATCAAATCGTTGGCGCCATCGCCGCAGGCAATGACCTGTTCCTTTTTGAGGCCCAGTTCATCGGTCAGGCGAGCGAGATGATGCGCCTTGGCTGCAGCATCGACGATGTCGCCGACAACCCGGCCGGTCAGCTTGCCGCCGGAAATTTCCAGTTCGTTCGAGGTGGCGAAGTCAAAGCCGAGTTCAATGCGCAAACGCTCGGTAAAGTAGGTGAAACCGCCCGAGAGGATGGCCGTGCGCAGGCCGGCATTCTGCGCAGCTTCGAGTAGCTCGCGCGCACCGTCGGAGAGCAGCAGGCGTTCGCCATAAACACGCGCCAGAACACGGGCATCCAGACCGGCCATCAGCGACAAGCGGCGGCGCAGGCTTTCGCGGTAATCGATTTCGCCGCGCATGGCTGCTTCGGTAACGGCTGAAACCTCTTCCTTCTTGCCGGCGAAGTCAGCCAGTTCGTCGATGCATTCGATCGTGATCAGCGTTGAATCCATATCGAAACAGATCAGGCCGAAGTCCGAAAATTTTTTGCCGGCTTCAATGAAGGCCCAGTCGAGCTTCTCGGCTTCGATCAAGGGAATCAGCGCATCGAACTCGGGCGTCCGCTGCGCACCCCTGATGCGGACGACCTGCGGCGGCAACGGTTCCACGGTCGACGTGCCGGTGGCCGCCAAAATGCGTTCAAGCAGGAAAGTCGGAAGGGCGCCGCCCTGGATAATCAGATTCATCGGTGCAGACTCAGGCAATACGTTCCGGCAACACATCGCGCAGCATTACGGCTGCATCGCGAATCATTTTTTCGGTCGCTTCCCAGCCGACGCAACCGTCGGTGACGGAGCAGCCGTACTTGAGTTGCGACAGGTCGGCCGGGATAGCCTGGTTGCCGGCTTCGAGGTTGGATTCGA
It encodes:
- the iscX gene encoding Fe-S cluster assembly protein IscX — protein: MKWTDINDIAIELSEAHPDKDPLKLNFVDLRNWVMALPGFDDEPNRSGEKILEAIQQAWIDEVS
- the serB gene encoding phosphoserine phosphatase SerB, whose product is MNLIIQGGALPTFLLERILAATGTSTVEPLPPQVVRIRGAQRTPEFDALIPLIEAEKLDWAFIEAGKKFSDFGLICFDMDSTLITIECIDELADFAGKKEEVSAVTEAAMRGEIDYRESLRRRLSLMAGLDARVLARVYGERLLLSDGARELLEAAQNAGLRTAILSGGFTYFTERLRIELGFDFATSNELEISGGKLTGRVVGDIVDAAAKAHHLARLTDELGLKKEQVIACGDGANDLMMMAQAGLSVAFHAKPATRAKADVAINFGGLNSLLNLFD
- a CDS encoding ribonuclease HI family protein; amino-acid sequence: MDAMTWQAWFDGATKHANPGIRGIGAILKGPAGELVEIAQEIGHGTNNEAEYCALMAVLDAAADAGVKSLVVYGDSQLVIKQVSGEWLINSESLVPLCKTVLKLKAQIPEVHLRWIPREQNIEADALSKRAIGVVAAVPLDRTVWMKITEIGKPFGLSGVALGKRMDAAKLREGGKPTQLALDKGCALRVENNFGHEDFWHRKLLPAALREAMLLD
- a CDS encoding FAD-dependent oxidoreductase, translated to MTFNRRQFLAAGSVLGATTAMAQPTSPLPFLITMQSDPLLPKANGKRVVVCGGGWGGISAAKHLKKLDPTLDVVVLERNPVFFSCPMSNKWLVDVVDTNFLTFSYLKVAQKYDYKFIQTEVTAFERDKKRVITAQGWIDYDYLIVGAGIRYNYEAWFGNDRKAAEYTRAHFPAAYIPNAEHFQLKQSIQNFKGGDLVMTLPPPPHRCPPSPYERACLIAGLIKERGIKGKVIILDPKDSPRPITGGFQEAFDNLYKDQIVYVPKAVIKEVDPFNKKIKTSAGDFNFDHSILMAPHQAGDMAWKAGLIGKNAEGKPTGWAGVDPFFLNMKDDPDVYVIGDAVGVVSPQFNFYPKAGHVANAHAKIVAKYISERVKGREPKYALPDNLCFMMVNTAPREDVAVRFKYYVNDKGIIIQDQDDDNLRRDELVTEDFAWAGRMYEDMFG